One Arachis hypogaea cultivar Tifrunner chromosome 18, arahy.Tifrunner.gnm2.J5K5, whole genome shotgun sequence genomic window, GTATGAAATGTTCAGTATGAAGGAAGATGAGAGCATCGATCAAATGTTTGAAAGGTtctcaataatcatcaacaatctgGACGCTATGGGAAGAAACTACTCTGAAGAAACCTTGGTAAGGAAGATTCTGAGGAGTCTTACCAAGAAATGGGAAGTGAAAAGCACAGCCATCTCTGAAAGGAATGATTTGATCAAAatcacctatgatgagctgagaggcaaGCTGCTGGCTTATGAAACCACTCACATGTCTCAAGACAAagatgacaaaaagaaaagtatagtactAAAATCAAGAATGACAGCCCAAGGAGAAGAATCTGATGACAGTTTCTCAGATGAAGAAATGGTGCTCTTtgcaagaaaaatgagaagaCTACTGAGATACAAAAACAAAGGCAAAGGAAGTTCCTCATCCAAAGATGTCAAGAAAGATCAAGTCAAGTTCACATGCCATCACTGCAAGGAGCCTGGTCACTTCAAGTCAGATTGCCCTCAACTTAAGAAAGGCGAAAAATCCAAgaaagacaaaaggaaggtgatgATGGCAATATGGGAGGACTTGGAGAACGACACCAGCTCAGAGAGCTCAGATCAAGAAGCTCAACTATGTCTGATGGCAGATCATAATGATGAAGATGAGGTAGATCTCTCTGACTTATCTATTGATGAACTGCACTACATTATCAAAGATATTTCTGTGAACTCTAAGAAACTCTTGGATAAGTATGCTAAATGTAAGAAAGAAAATGAGGCTTTGAGGACAGAAAATGATcttcttttgaaaaaggttaaGGCAAATGAAACTAGCAATGAAaagtttttaaaagaagaaaacattgCCTTGCGAGCTGAATTAGAAAAATACAAGCTCAAGCATGAAGTTACTGCTTCCACTGATTTGATTTCTGAAAACAAAAAGCtgaatgaacaaataaaaaatttgaatgaagACTTAGCAAAGTTTGTTCAAGGTTCTCAAAATCTTAACAAACTACTTGCTAGTCAAAGGTTTGGATCTGAAAAATCTGGACTTGGATTCATAGAGGAAAACAAGGCTGTTTTCaaacaaaactttaaaaaatctGAAGCCTcctcttccaagcttttcaaaccaAAAGGATTCAGCAAACCTAAAAAATCAGTAAGCAAGAATCATTGCTACAAGTGCAACAGAAATGGTCATGATCCTCCTCAATGTTTCATCTTTCTTAAGTCTTTTGGTAAtgatagtaaattatataaagttgttcatgattataatgctcttgggcaaccaagaagatttcacatcaaaggatccaaatggatttggatacctaaggttagttGAAGAACATGCAGGTTTGCCTTGCATCCAAGAAGAAAATGGACATGTGGTAtcttgatagtggatgttcaaggcatatgaccggaagggatactttcttcattaaactcaacaagtataatggaggatttgtcacttttggagataatggtaaaggtaaaataattgccATTGGTAAGGTTGGCAAAGATTTTTCAACTTGTATTGATAGTGTCTTCTTAGTTGATGGGTTAAAGCATAATCTATTGAgcataagtcaattgtgtgaccttgggtaTGCTGTAACCTTTAGGAAATCTGATTGTAGAGTCATAAATGAGAAAACAGGGGCTGTTTTATTTGTTGCCAAAAGAAGTGACAATGTTTATGGTATCACTCTAGATGATCTAAAAGTTCAAAATGTAACTTGTTTCTCTTCAATGGAATCTGAAAAATGGATGTGGCATAAGAGGttaggacatgctagcatgttccAAATCTCTAAGCTTGTAAAGAGAAGCTTAGTTAGAGGTCTTCCTAATATAAAATTTGACAAGgatatcacttgtgatgcttgtcaaatgggCAAACAAATTAAAACCTCTTTCAAACCCAAGGAAGATGTCTCTACTAAGAAACCATTGGAGTTGTTACATCTTGATCTGTTTGGACCAACTAGGACTCAAAGTCTTGGAGGAAAGAGTTATGGCatggtaattgtggatgactatactagatcTGGCTGGGTGTTCTTTCTTGCTAATAAACATGAGTCCTTttctgtttttgaaaaattcagcaaaaagattcaaaatgaaaaaggttcaaaaattatttcaataagaagtgatcatggtaaagaatttgaaaatcaatactttgaatctttttgtgatgAACAAGGCATATCAcataacttctcttgtccaagaacacctcaacaaaatggtgttgtggaaagaagaaatagaagtttacAAGAAATGGCTAGAGCTATGTTATGTGAATATGAAATTCCCAAGTTCttgtgggctgaagctgtgaatacagcttgctatgttctaaatagaaccatcattaggaagtttttgaagaaaaccccatatgaactttggaaagggcaTCCTCCCAATCTTAGTTATTTTCATGTGTTTGGCTGTAAGTGTTTCATTCTGAATGTCaaagaaaatttagaaaaatttgaTCCTAAAACACATGAAGGGATTTTTATTGGTTACTCCACAaatagcaaggcctatagagtttataacAAGAACTCCAAAACTGTTGAGGAAATCATGCATGTCACTTTCTGTGAGACTAACATTATTCCTAGTGTTTGCTTAGATGACAGTCCAGGTTTCGAAGCTGAACTACCCAAGAATGATGAGCCAGTTCAACAAAATTCAAGGTCTCAGGAAGCTGCACCTACTAGCAACGAAAATTCCAATTCTGCAGGAGACAATTTGGAATTATCTCCTGTTGTTGCAGAAAATAATGATGCAGAGGCCATTGTTGATCAAGAGGAACGTGTATTCTCACACCAGTCAAAAAGACCAAGAGAATGGAGTTTCTGAAAAACTATCCTGAAGAGTTCATAATAGGAAATCCATCCACTGGCAGGACTACCCGTTCATCTTTGAAAAGAGCCGAATCCACCAACCTTGCTCTCTTATCAAAGATTGAACCACAAAACATCCAAGAAGCTCTTGCTGATCCTTCATGCGTGCTAGCTATGAAGGAAGAATTGCTGCAATTTGAGAAGAACTAGGTCTGGTCATTAGTGCCTTATCCAAATGGAAAGAAAGTCACTGGCACTAAGTGGATTTTCAGAAACAAACTGGGTGAAGATGGATCTATAGtccgaaacaaagctagattggttGCTCAAGGATATGATCAAGAGGAAGGGATTGATTTCGATGAATCCTTTGCACCTGTAGCTCGAATGAAAGCCATCAGATTGCTCCTTGCATATGCTGCTCATTGTGGCTTCAAGTTGTTCCAAATGGACGTAAAGTGTGCTTTTCTCAATGGCATAATAGATAGAGAGGTTTATGTGGCTCAACCACCTGGGTTTGAAAACAAATCttttcctaatcatgttttcaaactagctAAGGCCTTAtatggtttgagacaagctcctagagcttggtatgagaggcttagctcatttttgttgaaaaataattttcaaagaggAGCCACTGACACCACTTTATTTATTAGGAACTATCAtgatcattttattcttgtgcaagtttatgttgatgatattatatTTGGTTCGGCTAATGAGGATTTGTGTGCAGATTTTGCTAAGCTTATGACCAATGAATTTGATATGAGCATGATGGGAGAACTCAATTTCTTCCTAGGCTTGCAAATCAAGCAAACTGCAGAAGGCATATTCAtccatcaagaaaaatatgcaaaagaacttGTCAAGAAGTTTGGGCTGGACTGTGCTAAACCTATGGGAACCCCCATGCATCCTAACATCAAGCTTGATAAGGATGAACATGGTAGAGATGTTGATGAGACACGTTACAGAGGGATGATTGGATCCCTAATGTATCTAACCTCCTTAAGGCCTGATATCATCCAAAGTGTTGGAGTCtgctcaaggtttcaatcaaAGCCTAAGGAGTCACATCTCTCTGCTGTCAAGAGGATTATCCGATATGTACTTGGTACCACTAATTATGGGTTATGGTTTCCTAAGACTGATTCTTTTCAATTAGTGGGTttctgtgatgcagattttgctggggaTAGGACTGATAGAAGAAGCACAAGTGGCATGTGCTGCTTTCTTGGGAAATCTCTCATTGTTTGGTCTAGCAAAAAGCAAGCTACGGTAGCACTGTCAACAGCAGAAGCTGAGTATATTGCAACCTCCTCTTGTTGTTCTCAATTATTATGGCTGAAAACTCAACTAGCTGACTATAAATTGAATGTCTCAAATATTCCATTATTTTGTGACAACATGAGTGATATCAATATTTCCAAAAACCCTGTTTTGCACtctagaacaaagcacattgaagttCGTTTTCATTCtataagagaacatgtgcaaaatggAAATTTAGATATTCAGTTTGTTAATTCTGAGGGTCAGCTAGCTGATATATTCACCAAACCATTGATAGAGGAGAGGTTCTGCAAGTTAAGAACTAAACTGGGCATTCTAACTTCATCTCTGTTTTCTTAATGTTTCTGATAATGAGATCTTTTGTGTTTTGTCTCTTGAATCGCGGTGAGATTTTTTGGCAGATGATGAGTAACCTTCATTGAGTCACTATGAAGCCTACTGGATTCAAGCCTGAATGATGAACATCTCGTGCTGGAGCAGTCTCGACATATGGGCTTTCTTTACTGAATCCAATTGAGCCCATTTCATAGTTGctttttcattttttgaaaataagtttTTGGGCCTCATTTAGAATTTGTTTTCAAatccaaattttattttgtttttgttcccATCTGCAACGTACAACAATTACAGCTGTCACTTCCTATACGTTTTCAAagttgggatttttattttttcaaggtGCAACCTTTACACTTCTCTAAGTTTATAATAACTTCCCACTGCATACATCCATTCACACCACTCTCCACTCTTTCATCTTCTCCGAACCAGTGCTTCTATAAATATGGCTCGAAAGAAGAGAGTTGCTCACAGAGGCTCACACAGTGGCACCCACCGTTCTGATCACACACACTCTTCTCCCTCTCATTCCCCCACTCATTCCTCACCATCTCCACCACCAAACCCTTCTCCTGACATGGCGCGCACGAAGACCACTGCTCGCCGCCCTGGCGTTGCCCCTCGCCCTACACCTCCTCCTCATCCACCAAACATGTCTCAGCCTAGCTCTTCCAAACCTAGCTCTTCCAGAGGAAAGAGGCCTCTTCACGAAGACGAAGAGACTTGCCCCACTCAGAATCGCCATACTCGCGGTACAGTCATTGGCTTTGACCTCCGTCCTGTTGCTGAACCTAGACTCTCAAATCCTATTGCTTACAAGTCATTTTATGCTGATTTTCCTGATGAGTCCTTTGATCGTCGTCGTTTTCAATCTCTCATGAACTATCTATTTTTCTGCAAAGATATTTACAAGCGTAAACTCTGTCCCTCGAAGCTTGTCAATCTTGACAAACTCCGTAGAAAAGGTCTGAACTTTACCCCATTGTTTGCATATCAAGGTTGGACATCCATACTGTCCATCAAAGAGAAAATTTACCCTGATTTGGTAAAACAGTTCTATAGCAACATGTCATACAAAGAAGGGAGAATCGCCTCTTTCGTTAAAGGCAAAGTGATCATTCTTGACAAATATC contains:
- the LOC140181495 gene encoding uncharacterized protein, with the translated sequence MANNMNPNIVAFTLTEGQSNNRPPYFNGSNYSYWKERMRIFVQSIDYNIWKIILNGPDVPTKQNADGEVVAKEDSEWTDEEKKKVELNAKAINLMHCAISFEEFRKVSRCKTAKEIWDKLRLTHEGTKQVRETRIDMLMKEYEMFSMKEDESIDQMFERFSIIINNLDAMGRNYSEETLVRKILRSLTKKWEVKSTAISERNDLIKITYDELRGKLLAYETTHMSQDKDDKKKSIVLKSRMTAQGEESDDSFSDEEMVLFARKMRRLLRYKNKGKGSSSSKDVKKDQVKFTCHHCKEPGHFKSDCPQLKKGEKSKKDKRKVMMAIWEDLENDTSSESSDQEAQLCLMADHNDEDEVDLSDLSIDELHYIIKDISVNSKKLLDKYAKCKKENEALRTENDLLLKKVKANETSNEKFLKEENIALRAELEKYKLKHEVTASTDLISENKKLNEQIKNLNEDLAKFVQGSQNLNKLLASQRFGSEKSGLGFIEENKAVFKQNFKKSEASSSKLFKPKGFSKPKKSVSKNHCYKCNRNGHDPPQCFIFLKSFGKIIAIGKVGKDFSTCIDSVFLVDGLKHNLLSISQLCDLGYAVTFRKSDCRVINEKTGAVLFVAKRSDNVYGITLDDLKVQNVTCFSSMESEKWMWHKRLGHASMFQISKLVKRSLVRGLPNIKFDKDITCDACQMGKQIKTSFKPKEDVSTKKPLELLHLDLFGPTRTQSLGGKSYGMCFILNVKENLEKFDPKTHEGIFIGYSTNSKAYRVYNKNSKTVEEIMHVTFCETNIIPSVCLDDSPGFEAELPKNDEPVQQNSRSQEAAPTSNENSNSAGDNLELSPVVAENNDAEAIVDQEERKVTGTKWIFRNKLGEDGSIVRNKARLVAQGYDQEEGIDFDESFAPVARMKAIRLLLAYAAHCGFKLFQMDVKCAFLNGIIDREVYVAQPPGFENKSFPNHVFKLAKALYVYVDDIIFGSANEDLCADFAKLMTNEFDMSMMGELNFFLGLQIKQTAEGIFIHQEKYAKELVKKFGLDCAKPMGTPMHPNIKLDKDEHGRDVDETRYRGMIGSLMYLTSLRPDIIQSVGVCSRFQSKPKESHLSAVKRIIRYVLGTTNYGLWFPKTDSFQLVGFCDADFAGDRTDRRSTSGMCCFLGKSLIVWSSKKQATVALSTAEAEYIATSSCCSQLLWLKTQLADYKLNVSNIPLFCDNMSDINISKNPVLHSRTKHIEVRFHSIREHVQNGNLDIQFVNSEGQLADIFTKPLIEERFCKLRTKLGILTSSLFS